In Meleagris gallopavo isolate NT-WF06-2002-E0010 breed Aviagen turkey brand Nicholas breeding stock chromosome 2, Turkey_5.1, whole genome shotgun sequence, the following are encoded in one genomic region:
- the NINL gene encoding ninein-like protein isoform X2 produces MVSRSGLQHAAITSYAYKLQCLKSQVRQISRERDKARLDLEKAERHCLQLSRELDKQYIALKHNQSKLKDVRTEMEAKELLLQQAINHQVKLEADAQFLRGREATLHGRLNLIMKENTQLQNKVMEMGEKLAASEKLVLELQKELNLVVKDKLDQEEPHNPELLSHGKYFAEIVLEYERQCQVLWDQNDVLQRELEELRLQLQENRAERGLLAGEMSITTQQLQEQLRDLKVQLETKVNYCEEEMELMRKTLKERRTARKTSRLR; encoded by the exons ATGGTCTCAAGGAGTGGGCTTCAGCATGCAGCCATCACCTCCTATGCATACAAACTCCAGTGCCTCAA AAGCCAGGTGAGGCAAATCTCCAGGGAGAGGGACAAGGCCAGACTGGACTTAGAGAAAGCAGAGCGacactgcctgcagctcagcagggagttggacaAGCAATACATCGCCCTCAAGCATAACCAGAGCAAGCTCAA GGATGTTCGGACTGAAATGGAGGCAAAAGAGCTCCTTTTGCAGCAAGCCATCAACCATCAAGTGAAGCTGGAGGCTGATGCACAGTTCCTCCGGGGCAGAGAGGCCACTCTTCATGGGAGACTGAACCTCATAATGAAG GAGAACACgcagctgcaaaacaaagtcATGGAGATGGGTGAGAAACTGGCTGCCTCTGAGAAGCTGGTGTTAGAGCTTCAGAAAGAGCTCAACCTCGTTGTGAAGGACAAG CTGGACCAGGAGGAGCCCCACAACCCAGAGCTCCTGAGCCATGGCAAATACTTTGCAGAGATTGTGCTGGAATACGAGCGGCAATGCCAG GTGCTGTGGGACCAGAATGACGTGCTGCAAAGAGAGCTGGAAGAGCTGCGTCTTCAGCTGCAGGAGAACAGGGCTGAGAGAGGGCTGCTGGCTGGAG AGATGTCAATCACGACGCAGCAGCTCCAAGAACAGCTGCGGGACCTGAAAGTGCAGCTGGAAACCAAG GTAAACTATTGTGAGGAGGAAATGGAGCTAATGAGGAAAACTTTGAAAGAGAGAAGGACAGCAAGGAAAACGTCAAGGCTGAGATGA
- the NINL gene encoding ninein-like protein isoform X1 encodes MVSRSGLQHAAITSYAYKLQCLKSQVRQISRERDKARLDLEKAERHCLQLSRELDKQYIALKHNQSKLKDVRTEMEAKELLLQQAINHQVKLEADAQFLRGREATLHGRLNLIMKENTQLQNKVMEMGEKLAASEKLVLELQKELNLVVKDKLDQEEPHNPELLSHGKYFAEIVLEYERQCQRVKVLWDQNDVLQRELEELRLQLQENRAERGLLAGEMSITTQQLQEQLRDLKVQLETKVNYCEEEMELMRKTLKERRTARKTSRLR; translated from the exons ATGGTCTCAAGGAGTGGGCTTCAGCATGCAGCCATCACCTCCTATGCATACAAACTCCAGTGCCTCAA AAGCCAGGTGAGGCAAATCTCCAGGGAGAGGGACAAGGCCAGACTGGACTTAGAGAAAGCAGAGCGacactgcctgcagctcagcagggagttggacaAGCAATACATCGCCCTCAAGCATAACCAGAGCAAGCTCAA GGATGTTCGGACTGAAATGGAGGCAAAAGAGCTCCTTTTGCAGCAAGCCATCAACCATCAAGTGAAGCTGGAGGCTGATGCACAGTTCCTCCGGGGCAGAGAGGCCACTCTTCATGGGAGACTGAACCTCATAATGAAG GAGAACACgcagctgcaaaacaaagtcATGGAGATGGGTGAGAAACTGGCTGCCTCTGAGAAGCTGGTGTTAGAGCTTCAGAAAGAGCTCAACCTCGTTGTGAAGGACAAG CTGGACCAGGAGGAGCCCCACAACCCAGAGCTCCTGAGCCATGGCAAATACTTTGCAGAGATTGTGCTGGAATACGAGCGGCAATGCCAG AGAGTCAAG GTGCTGTGGGACCAGAATGACGTGCTGCAAAGAGAGCTGGAAGAGCTGCGTCTTCAGCTGCAGGAGAACAGGGCTGAGAGAGGGCTGCTGGCTGGAG AGATGTCAATCACGACGCAGCAGCTCCAAGAACAGCTGCGGGACCTGAAAGTGCAGCTGGAAACCAAG GTAAACTATTGTGAGGAGGAAATGGAGCTAATGAGGAAAACTTTGAAAGAGAGAAGGACAGCAAGGAAAACGTCAAGGCTGAGATGA
- the NINL gene encoding ninein-like protein isoform X4, translated as MLPVSLQTSSSLLLFVGDVRTEMEAKELLLQQAINHQVKLEADAQFLRGREATLHGRLNLIMKENTQLQNKVMEMGEKLAASEKLVLELQKELNLVVKDKLDQEEPHNPELLSHGKYFAEIVLEYERQCQRVKVLWDQNDVLQRELEELRLQLQENRAERGLLAGEMSITTQQLQEQLRDLKVQLETKVNYCEEEMELMRKTLKERRTARKTSRLR; from the exons ATGCTTCCAGTATCTCTCCAAAcaagttcttctcttctgctttttgtggG GGATGTTCGGACTGAAATGGAGGCAAAAGAGCTCCTTTTGCAGCAAGCCATCAACCATCAAGTGAAGCTGGAGGCTGATGCACAGTTCCTCCGGGGCAGAGAGGCCACTCTTCATGGGAGACTGAACCTCATAATGAAG GAGAACACgcagctgcaaaacaaagtcATGGAGATGGGTGAGAAACTGGCTGCCTCTGAGAAGCTGGTGTTAGAGCTTCAGAAAGAGCTCAACCTCGTTGTGAAGGACAAG CTGGACCAGGAGGAGCCCCACAACCCAGAGCTCCTGAGCCATGGCAAATACTTTGCAGAGATTGTGCTGGAATACGAGCGGCAATGCCAG AGAGTCAAG GTGCTGTGGGACCAGAATGACGTGCTGCAAAGAGAGCTGGAAGAGCTGCGTCTTCAGCTGCAGGAGAACAGGGCTGAGAGAGGGCTGCTGGCTGGAG AGATGTCAATCACGACGCAGCAGCTCCAAGAACAGCTGCGGGACCTGAAAGTGCAGCTGGAAACCAAG GTAAACTATTGTGAGGAGGAAATGGAGCTAATGAGGAAAACTTTGAAAGAGAGAAGGACAGCAAGGAAAACGTCAAGGCTGAGATGA
- the NINL gene encoding ninein-like protein isoform X3 — protein MVSRSGLQHAAITSYAYKLQCLKSQVRQISRERDKARLDLEKAERHCLQLSRELDKQYIALKHNQSKLKDVRTEMEAKELLLQQAINHQVKLEADAQFLRGREATLHGRLNLIMKENTQLQNKVMEMGEKLAASEKLVLELQKELNLVVKDKVLWDQNDVLQRELEELRLQLQENRAERGLLAGEMSITTQQLQEQLRDLKVQLETKVNYCEEEMELMRKTLKERRTARKTSRLR, from the exons ATGGTCTCAAGGAGTGGGCTTCAGCATGCAGCCATCACCTCCTATGCATACAAACTCCAGTGCCTCAA AAGCCAGGTGAGGCAAATCTCCAGGGAGAGGGACAAGGCCAGACTGGACTTAGAGAAAGCAGAGCGacactgcctgcagctcagcagggagttggacaAGCAATACATCGCCCTCAAGCATAACCAGAGCAAGCTCAA GGATGTTCGGACTGAAATGGAGGCAAAAGAGCTCCTTTTGCAGCAAGCCATCAACCATCAAGTGAAGCTGGAGGCTGATGCACAGTTCCTCCGGGGCAGAGAGGCCACTCTTCATGGGAGACTGAACCTCATAATGAAG GAGAACACgcagctgcaaaacaaagtcATGGAGATGGGTGAGAAACTGGCTGCCTCTGAGAAGCTGGTGTTAGAGCTTCAGAAAGAGCTCAACCTCGTTGTGAAGGACAAG GTGCTGTGGGACCAGAATGACGTGCTGCAAAGAGAGCTGGAAGAGCTGCGTCTTCAGCTGCAGGAGAACAGGGCTGAGAGAGGGCTGCTGGCTGGAG AGATGTCAATCACGACGCAGCAGCTCCAAGAACAGCTGCGGGACCTGAAAGTGCAGCTGGAAACCAAG GTAAACTATTGTGAGGAGGAAATGGAGCTAATGAGGAAAACTTTGAAAGAGAGAAGGACAGCAAGGAAAACGTCAAGGCTGAGATGA